The Pleomorphomonas sp. T1.2MG-36 DNA segment ATCGCTCTTTGGCGCATGCCGCCAGAGAACTCGTGCGGATAGCCATTGTACTGCCGGGTCGGGTGCGGAAACCCCACCTGTTCCAGGATCTCCAGCGCCGCCGCCCTCGCCTCCTTGCCGTCGACGCCGCGATGGACGCGGATGCCCTCGGCGATCTGGTCGCCGATGCGCATCAGCGGATCGAGATGGCTGGTCGGATTCTGGAAGATCATGCCGATGTCGCGGCCACGCACCGCGCGGATCTCGGCTTCCGACGCCTTGGTAAGATCGCGGCCGTCGAGCGTCACCGAGCCAGAGGTGATCGCCAGCTTGGGCGACGGCATCAGCCGCACCAGCGACCGACAGGTCAAGCTCTTGCCCGAGCCGCTTTCGCCGACGAGGCCGAGGATCTCGCCCTTGCCGAGGTCGAAGGACACGGTGTCGATCAGCGTGCGCGGACCATCCTCGCCGGAGAAGACGACGCTGAGGTCGCGGACGGAGAGCAGCGTCTCGCTCATTCGCGTACCCCCAGGAGATCGCCAAGACCATCGCCGGTCAGAGAGAAGCCGAAGGCCAGCGTCACGATGGAGAGCCCCGGAAACAGTGTGATCCACCAGGCCGTGGTGATGAAGCTCTGCCCTTCCGCCACCATCACGCCCCACTCGGCGATCGGCGGTTGCACACCAAGGCCGAGGTAACTGATGGCCGCGCCGGACAGCAGCACCAGCACGCAGTCGGACATCGAGAACACCACCGAACCGGCAATGGCGTTGGGCAAGAGGTGGCGGAACATGATGCGCGGCCCTGAGAAGCCGAGACTGAGCGCCGCCGTGGCGTAGTCGACCGTCTTCAAGACCAGCATCTGCGCCCGGATCAGCCGGGCGTAGGACACCCAGCCGACCAGTGCCATGGCGATGTAGAAGCTCTGAAGCCCCGGCCCAAGAATGGCGATGATGGACAGCATCAGCACCAGGAAGGGAAAGGCGAGGATGATGTCGATGATGCGCATGAAGACGATGTCGACCTTGCCGCCGAGATAACCGGCGATCGTGCCGACCGTCGTCCCGATCAGAAAGGGAAAGAGGACACCGATCACCGCGATCTGCAAGTCGACGCGCGTGCCCCAGATGACGCGGGAGAAGATATCGCGGCCGAAGTTGTCGGTACCGAACGGATGCGCCCAGGATGGCGCCTGGAGACGCAGGTCGCCATTTTGCAGGATCGGATCGTAGGGTGCGACGATCGGCGCCAGCAGTGCGATGACGACGAACAGGGCGAGCAGGATCAGGCCGGCCAGCAGTGTGGGCCGCTGGCGGACCGCCTTCCAGGCCGGAGCGAACGCGGCGGTCATTGCTTCACCCTCGGGTCGATGGCGACGGTGACGATGTCGGCGATGAAGTTCACCAGCACCGTGGCGCAGGCGAACACCATGGCAACGCCCTGCACCACCATGTAGTCGCGCGAGAAGATGGCGCGGACGAGCAGTTGGCCCATGCCCGGCAGCGCGAACACGCTTTCGACGACGACGGTGCCGCCGATCAGCCAGCCGATGTTGACGGCCAAGAGATTGACTGTCGGCACCAGCGAGTTGGGCACGACATGTCGCCAGAAGACGATGCTCTCCGGCATGCCGCGCGCCCGTGCCGCCGTGGCGAGGTCGCCCTTCAGCTCGGCGATCATCGCCGTCCGAAGGGAACGGATCAGCACGGTCGACAGCGACAGCGCGATGGTCAGCGATGGCAGGATCAGATGATAGAGCTTGTCGGCAAGATTCTCGCCGTAGCCGGAGACCGGGAAGAGGTCGAGCCGCACCGAGAAGAAGATGATCAGCATCAGCGCCAGCCAGAACGGCGGGAATCCGATGCCAAACGTCGAAATGAAGCGCACGATGTGGTCGGCCGGCCCACCGTTCGATCGCGCCGCCAGCGAGGCGAGCGGCACGGCGATGATCAGCGACAGCAGCACCGCCGAAAGCACCAGCGCCAGCGTCGGCTCGATGCGCGTCGTGATCAGCCTCAGGACGTCGATCTTGTACAAGATCGACTTGCCCATCTCGCCGTGGGCGAGGTTCTGGAGAAAGTAGAAGTATTGCAGCCAGATCGGCTGATCGAGCCCGTACTGGGCACGAATGGCCGCGATGGCCGTCGGCGTCGACTTGGTGCCGAGCAGCACGCGCGCCGGATCGCCTGGGATGAGACGCACCAGGACGAAGGTGATGACGCTGATGCCGAACAGCACCGGCAGGAACTGCAAGGGGCGATAGAGGACGAACTTATACCGGTGCATTGCGGCTTCCGGACTGGGGAATGAGTGTCATTGGCGGGACAGGCGTCATCGCTGGCTGTGTTTCCCGAGGAAAGCAAGGAGCGCCGGATAGTAATCCCCCGGGTTCTCGTAGAACGGCATATGGCTGGAGTTGGCGAACACCTTGAGGTCGGCATCGGGCAGATGCAGCTTCATGCGAAGCGCACAGGCCGGGGTCAGCTCGTCATGCTCGCCGCAGGTGATCAGCGTCGGCGCCGTGATCTTGCAGAGGTCGGGAACGCGATTCCAGTCCTTGAGGTTGCCGGTGTAGAGGAACTCGTTGGGACCTTGCATGGTGCCGTATGGCCCCATGTTCCAGTCCGATAGCGACCGCGTGACGGGCGCCGGCCAGTCCTTCAGGCGACAGACGTGGCGATAGTTGAGCAGCGTGATCGCCGCCATATACTCGGGATGATCGATGGTTCCGGCTGCCTCGTGCGCCTGCATCATCGCCACCGTCTCGGAGCCGAGCGCGCCGCGCAGGCGTTCGAGCTCGGTGATGAGGTGCGGCATGTCGGCGACGGTGTCCTCGAGGATCAGCGTCTTGAGCGCATCCGGATAGGTCAGCGCATAATCGATGGCCAGCCAGCCACCCCATGAGTGGCCGAGGAAATGCACCTTGCCGAGGCCGAGCGCCTTGCGCACCGTCTCGGTTTCCTCGACATAGCGGCCGATCGTCCAAAGGCCGGGATCGGTGGGCCGGTCGGATGCACCGGTGCCGAGCTGATCGAAGGCGACGACCCGAAAGCCGTGATCGATCAAACACGAGTGGGCGTCGCGGAGGTAGTCGCAGGGAAGGCCCGGGCCGCCGTTGGCGAGAAAAACCACCTCGTCGCCGGTGCCGAACTCATAGGCGACGACGTCGTGGCCATCCACCTTCACCACATGCTTGGCATCCGGGGCGATTTCCCGCCACATGGTCGATCTCCGCGATCCGATTCAAAGCCCACGATTTGAGCGTGATCAAATTTTGGCTGAATTGACGCTCAACACCAGCTATTAGAAGTGATAGGGTCTGGCCGATGGAGGAGCCTAAAGCCGCCGTCCGAGGGGCTTTCACTCCGGAGTAGCTATAGATGCCCGTCGACATCGCCGCCGTGAGAGAGCGGCTCGCTATCAAGACCGGCCTGGAAGGATGTATCGACCAAGCCTTCGACATGATGAAGGGCTTTGGCTTCGACGCGCTCATCTACGACTACACGCCGGTGCCCTACGACGTCGACGGCAGCATGAACATTCCCTCGCTCCTGAAGCTCAGGAACGTGCCCGAGGACATGCATGAATATTGGTGCGGACGAGGCTACTTCCGGTTCGATCCGGTTCAGCAACTGGCATTGCGGACATCGACGCCCTTCTTCTGGAACTACGACCGCGACGCCGACACGGCGATCCGCCGCTATCTCTGCGACGATAGCCGCCCGGTGGAAAGCTATCTCAGGGATCGCGGCCTGACGTCGGGCGTCACGGTGCCGGTACACTTGCCGCGCGGGGACTACGCGACCGTGACGGGCGTTCGCTTCGGCGCCGATGCAGATTTCCAGCAAACCGCCGAAGGCGCCATCGCCGACTTCGGCCTTCTCGCCCACCTGTTCCACGAGACGGCCTATTCGGCCTTCGACGCGCCGGCCCGCATCGGCGCCATCCCGCGCCTGACCGACCGGGAGCGAGAGTGCCTGCGCCATTCCGCCGAGGGACTTTCCGCCAAGGAGATCTCGCGCATCATCGACCGATCGGTACCGACGGTGGTGATGCATCTCAACTCGGCGATCCGCAAGCTCGGCGCCCGCAACCGCACCCAGGCCGTGGTGCGCGCCATCCATTATCGGCTGCTCGACGGACCCCAGACCTATAACTTCTGATAGCTGCTGCTCAGCTTTTCGCCGCGCTATGTTTTTGCCCAACGCATATGCAGCGGAGGGTGAAGAGTGGTGGACGTCGTGGAAGGATTTGCGCCCTTTGGCGCTTATGAAACGTGGTTTCGCGTCAGCGGCTCCCTGTCGTCTCCTCGTCTGCCGCTGATCGTCGCCCATGGCGGTCCGGGCTGCACGCACGATTACGTCGACAGCTTCAAGCGCATCGCCGATCTCGATGGCCGCGCCGTCATTCACTACGACCAGCTCGGCTCGGGCAACTCGACCCATCTGCCCGACAAGGGCAAGGACTTCTGGACGATCGAGCTGTTCCTCGACCAACTCGACGCCCTTCTGTCCCATCTCGGCATCGCCGACCGCTACGCCTATCTCGGCCAGTCCTGGGGCGGCATGCTCGGCGCTGAGCACGCCGTGCGCCGGCCAACGGGCCTCAAGGCGCTGATCATCGCCAACTCGCCGGCCAACATGCACACCTGGGTGAGCGAGGCCAATCGGCTGCGGGAGCAACTGCCGCCCGAGGTGCAAGCCACGTTGTTGAAACACGAAGCGGCCGGAACCATCACCCACCCCGATTACGTCGCGGCATCCAGGGTGTTCTACAACCGGCACGTCTGCCGCCTCGAACCCTGGCCGAAGGAGGTGAGCCGCACCTTCGAGCTGATGGACCTCGACAATACCGTTTACATCAACATGAACGGCCCCACCGAATTCCACGTCATCGGCACGATGAAGGACTGGACGATCGAAGATCGCCTGCC contains these protein-coding regions:
- a CDS encoding ABC transporter permease; this encodes MTAAFAPAWKAVRQRPTLLAGLILLALFVVIALLAPIVAPYDPILQNGDLRLQAPSWAHPFGTDNFGRDIFSRVIWGTRVDLQIAVIGVLFPFLIGTTVGTIAGYLGGKVDIVFMRIIDIILAFPFLVLMLSIIAILGPGLQSFYIAMALVGWVSYARLIRAQMLVLKTVDYATAALSLGFSGPRIMFRHLLPNAIAGSVVFSMSDCVLVLLSGAAISYLGLGVQPPIAEWGVMVAEGQSFITTAWWITLFPGLSIVTLAFGFSLTGDGLGDLLGVRE
- a CDS encoding ABC transporter permease → MHRYKFVLYRPLQFLPVLFGISVITFVLVRLIPGDPARVLLGTKSTPTAIAAIRAQYGLDQPIWLQYFYFLQNLAHGEMGKSILYKIDVLRLITTRIEPTLALVLSAVLLSLIIAVPLASLAARSNGGPADHIVRFISTFGIGFPPFWLALMLIIFFSVRLDLFPVSGYGENLADKLYHLILPSLTIALSLSTVLIRSLRTAMIAELKGDLATAARARGMPESIVFWRHVVPNSLVPTVNLLAVNIGWLIGGTVVVESVFALPGMGQLLVRAIFSRDYMVVQGVAMVFACATVLVNFIADIVTVAIDPRVKQ
- a CDS encoding proline iminopeptidase-family hydrolase, with amino-acid sequence MWREIAPDAKHVVKVDGHDVVAYEFGTGDEVVFLANGGPGLPCDYLRDAHSCLIDHGFRVVAFDQLGTGASDRPTDPGLWTIGRYVEETETVRKALGLGKVHFLGHSWGGWLAIDYALTYPDALKTLILEDTVADMPHLITELERLRGALGSETVAMMQAHEAAGTIDHPEYMAAITLLNYRHVCRLKDWPAPVTRSLSDWNMGPYGTMQGPNEFLYTGNLKDWNRVPDLCKITAPTLITCGEHDELTPACALRMKLHLPDADLKVFANSSHMPFYENPGDYYPALLAFLGKHSQR
- a CDS encoding helix-turn-helix transcriptional regulator, producing the protein MPVDIAAVRERLAIKTGLEGCIDQAFDMMKGFGFDALIYDYTPVPYDVDGSMNIPSLLKLRNVPEDMHEYWCGRGYFRFDPVQQLALRTSTPFFWNYDRDADTAIRRYLCDDSRPVESYLRDRGLTSGVTVPVHLPRGDYATVTGVRFGADADFQQTAEGAIADFGLLAHLFHETAYSAFDAPARIGAIPRLTDRERECLRHSAEGLSAKEISRIIDRSVPTVVMHLNSAIRKLGARNRTQAVVRAIHYRLLDGPQTYNF
- a CDS encoding proline iminopeptidase-family hydrolase, giving the protein MVDVVEGFAPFGAYETWFRVSGSLSSPRLPLIVAHGGPGCTHDYVDSFKRIADLDGRAVIHYDQLGSGNSTHLPDKGKDFWTIELFLDQLDALLSHLGIADRYAYLGQSWGGMLGAEHAVRRPTGLKALIIANSPANMHTWVSEANRLREQLPPEVQATLLKHEAAGTITHPDYVAASRVFYNRHVCRLEPWPKEVSRTFELMDLDNTVYINMNGPTEFHVIGTMKDWTIEDRLPLINVPSLLISGKYDEATPEVVRPYVEKVPGIRWVLFEHSSHMPHVEEEAKCLATVSDFLKSVEG